Proteins encoded by one window of Halosolutus amylolyticus:
- a CDS encoding VWA domain-containing protein — MKRRQFVAGATTMGLAAQGRATAQGGRTQSYDALDTDALPSDVSIAWIVDRFVQVRSQNAPVVGADVTVPGYVLERATSAEEYGVLRDRFDWEDVDYTDSDAFSELFSAVAWPLAVDSVPADRFESYDLLWVTGIHSDYYGGIVDGGDSAVTTDRDFYDLYGHVPFVFALAPESDSVEPGTAVAISGTVEHTRSTDGELTAGTDGGYVLADSIDEIERLRTPDDDWSGSDRAEFTGLQHHPRPLLSSAATDVEYDDDLPRPKGGSLVWKAGSVETAQADPADDDRATEHVLTSDSHDVFVGETLHYSWDDDGDEDDDIVDTVNISLVVDTSGSMSERDTGWVEDGGEKSRLEAAQSSLREFFDLIVGGHRVSLVEFDNSASVVTDTTVVDDTSREAMQAEVDQLRDGGGTSIGAGMRRGMETIVDESGPKTMLLLSDGEENEPPYVDEVLPELRNRGIEVHTLGMGTAIDERQLEYIAAQTGAKAEIRADPGAIRDLYRELEVDSQQRSEIDTQEAEVDEGDTLEGDCSVDSSCNDVQFANTYEGSEMQLTVTDPDGNEVTESGEVSHRVGDAYEVWTIEDPPTGEWHYQLDVVQVDDPQTTTVRAHASSTVDADLFVTHDLYEQTGYVRFQLKVEEGFRRYVGADAHLEVTPPDGDPEDVEKISLYDEGGGPDDVSGDGIYSNYYHPTETGTYEVTAVVSGGEYPQLERSFPHTFEIDTVVDEPIRPFEKRSASSSIFDDPIKLAILGGLGAGAAWLFRSDDEDERTDVSSGLDPGTSAETDSATAAETDRGPDDPDRSSDAIDQEQTEEPADAAVQTVEREADESDPATEPSEPAPDRSDERDEEAEK, encoded by the coding sequence ATGAAGCGGCGGCAGTTCGTTGCGGGGGCCACGACGATGGGCCTGGCCGCACAGGGGAGGGCGACCGCACAGGGGGGAAGGACACAGTCGTACGATGCGCTGGACACCGACGCGTTACCGTCAGACGTATCGATCGCATGGATCGTCGACCGATTCGTTCAGGTGCGAAGCCAGAATGCACCTGTCGTCGGCGCCGACGTGACCGTTCCGGGGTACGTTCTCGAACGAGCCACGTCCGCGGAGGAGTACGGTGTCTTGCGCGATCGGTTCGACTGGGAGGACGTCGATTATACGGATTCGGATGCGTTCTCGGAGCTGTTTTCCGCAGTCGCCTGGCCGCTGGCGGTGGACTCGGTACCGGCCGATCGCTTCGAGTCGTACGACCTCCTGTGGGTGACGGGGATCCACAGCGATTACTACGGCGGAATCGTCGACGGTGGAGATTCGGCGGTGACGACCGACCGGGACTTTTACGACCTGTACGGACACGTCCCCTTCGTCTTCGCGCTCGCTCCGGAGTCCGACTCCGTCGAGCCGGGGACCGCCGTTGCGATCTCCGGAACGGTCGAACACACGCGCTCGACGGACGGCGAACTCACCGCCGGCACCGACGGCGGGTACGTACTCGCCGACTCGATCGACGAGATCGAGCGGCTCCGGACCCCGGACGACGACTGGAGCGGGAGCGATCGAGCCGAGTTTACGGGACTGCAACACCACCCGCGGCCACTGCTGTCGTCGGCCGCGACCGACGTCGAGTACGACGACGATCTGCCGCGTCCGAAAGGCGGGTCGCTCGTCTGGAAAGCCGGCTCCGTCGAGACGGCCCAGGCCGATCCGGCGGACGACGATCGGGCGACGGAACACGTACTGACGAGCGACTCGCACGACGTGTTCGTCGGCGAGACGTTGCACTATTCGTGGGACGACGACGGCGACGAGGACGACGACATCGTCGACACCGTCAACATCTCTCTGGTCGTCGACACGTCGGGGAGCATGAGCGAACGGGATACGGGCTGGGTGGAAGACGGAGGAGAGAAGAGTCGTCTCGAGGCTGCACAGAGCAGTCTCCGCGAGTTCTTCGATCTCATCGTTGGCGGCCACCGGGTGAGTCTCGTCGAGTTCGACAACAGCGCATCGGTCGTCACGGACACGACAGTCGTCGACGACACATCCCGCGAAGCGATGCAGGCCGAGGTCGATCAACTGCGGGACGGCGGCGGGACGAGCATCGGCGCCGGAATGCGACGCGGGATGGAGACGATTGTCGACGAATCCGGGCCGAAGACGATGCTGCTGCTCTCCGATGGAGAGGAGAACGAACCGCCGTACGTCGACGAAGTGCTTCCAGAGCTGCGAAATCGCGGAATCGAAGTGCACACGCTTGGAATGGGGACGGCGATCGACGAACGACAGCTCGAGTACATCGCGGCACAGACCGGCGCGAAAGCCGAAATCCGTGCTGATCCGGGCGCTATCCGGGACCTCTACCGGGAACTCGAGGTCGACTCCCAGCAACGCTCGGAAATCGACACCCAGGAGGCGGAAGTCGACGAGGGCGATACCCTGGAGGGCGACTGCTCGGTCGACAGCAGCTGCAACGACGTCCAGTTCGCAAACACCTACGAGGGCAGTGAGATGCAGTTGACGGTGACGGACCCGGACGGGAACGAGGTGACCGAGTCTGGCGAGGTCAGCCACCGTGTCGGGGACGCCTACGAGGTCTGGACGATCGAGGACCCGCCGACCGGCGAGTGGCACTACCAACTCGACGTCGTTCAGGTTGACGATCCACAGACTACCACGGTTCGAGCCCACGCCTCCTCGACGGTCGATGCCGACCTGTTCGTCACTCACGACCTCTACGAGCAGACGGGATACGTCCGGTTCCAGCTGAAAGTCGAGGAGGGATTCCGGCGGTACGTGGGCGCGGACGCCCACCTCGAGGTGACGCCGCCCGACGGCGACCCAGAGGACGTCGAAAAGATTTCGCTCTACGACGAGGGAGGCGGCCCCGATGACGTCAGCGGCGACGGGATCTACTCGAACTACTACCATCCGACCGAGACGGGGACCTACGAGGTTACGGCCGTGGTCAGCGGCGGCGAGTATCCCCAACTCGAACGGTCGTTCCCCCACACGTTCGAGATTGACACCGTCGTCGACGAGCCGATCCGCCCGTTCGAGAAACGATCGGCGAGTAGCTCGATATTCGACGATCCGATCAAACTGGCCATCTTGGGCGGACTCGGGGCGGGTGCGGCCTGGCTGTTCCGATCGGACGACGAGGACGAGCGCACGGACGTGTCGTCGGGCCTCGATCCGGGGACGTCGGCCGAAACCGATTCGGCAACGGCCGCCGAAACCGACCGAGGGCCGGACGACCCCGATCGATCGAGCGACGCGATCGATCAGGAGCAGACCGAGGAGCCAGCCGATGCGGCGGTGCAGACGGTCGAACGCGAAGCGGACGAGTCGGATCCCGCGACCGAACCGTCCGAACCCGCGCCCGATCGCTCCGACGAACGCGACGAGGAGGCGGAGAAATGA
- the serB gene encoding phosphoserine phosphatase SerB — translation MTVVAFDFDGTLSDSEMTVLLGDRCDVADDMTEITERAMNDEIGYAESLRERAALLEGLPADEAAAAFDEVELRPGAADLIAELNEAGVTTAILTGGFERGVAAALEREGVAVDHIVSNRLPMTEDGTELTGDVEGPLIEGTKDDALANLADEVGAVMAETVAIGDGANDLPMLQVAGLSIGFQPKPAVEPHCEVVATSMAEVRETLLERGILEQS, via the coding sequence ATGACAGTCGTCGCTTTCGACTTCGACGGGACGCTTTCCGACTCCGAGATGACCGTGTTGCTCGGCGATCGCTGCGACGTTGCCGATGACATGACCGAGATTACCGAGCGCGCGATGAACGACGAGATCGGCTACGCCGAGAGCCTCCGCGAGCGCGCGGCCCTGCTCGAGGGACTGCCGGCGGACGAGGCCGCGGCCGCGTTCGACGAGGTCGAACTCCGGCCGGGTGCCGCCGACCTGATCGCCGAGTTGAACGAGGCCGGCGTTACGACGGCCATCCTGACGGGTGGGTTCGAACGCGGCGTCGCCGCCGCCCTGGAGCGCGAGGGGGTCGCCGTCGATCACATCGTCTCGAACCGGTTGCCGATGACCGAAGACGGAACGGAACTCACGGGTGACGTCGAGGGGCCGCTGATCGAGGGGACCAAGGACGACGCCCTCGCGAATCTGGCCGACGAGGTGGGTGCCGTCATGGCCGAGACCGTCGCGATCGGCGACGGGGCCAACGACCTGCCGATGTTGCAGGTCGCCGGCCTCTCGATCGGGTTCCAGCCGAAACCGGCCGTCGAACCACACTGTGAAGTCGTCGCGACGTCGATGGCCGAGGTTCGCGAGACGCTCCTCGAACGGGGGATCCTCGAACAGTCCTAA
- a CDS encoding universal stress protein — protein MYDRILLPTDAEKGTELATEHAIALAEHAEAELHLLYVVDSDVYSSYTGDEYVHEFEGLEAALEQVGEDALEAAAEAAREAGLEPTVAVRHGRPHEEILDYAADGDVDLLVMGSKERSGEYRRLLGSVTDRVARLASRPVTIVKTPVEE, from the coding sequence ATGTACGATCGGATCCTCCTGCCGACGGACGCGGAGAAAGGAACGGAACTGGCGACCGAACACGCGATCGCACTCGCCGAGCACGCCGAGGCCGAGTTGCACCTGCTGTACGTCGTCGACAGCGACGTCTACAGTTCCTACACCGGCGACGAGTACGTCCACGAGTTCGAGGGACTGGAGGCCGCGCTCGAACAGGTCGGCGAGGACGCGCTCGAGGCCGCCGCGGAGGCCGCACGGGAGGCGGGACTCGAGCCCACGGTGGCCGTCAGGCACGGCCGGCCCCACGAGGAGATCCTCGACTACGCCGCCGACGGGGACGTCGACCTGCTGGTCATGGGTTCGAAGGAGCGATCGGGCGAGTACCGCCGACTGCTCGGCAGCGTCACCGATCGCGTCGCGCGACTGGCCTCGCGGCCGGTGACGATCGTCAAGACGCCGGTCGAGGAGTAA
- a CDS encoding EamA family transporter yields the protein MTSATAEVVALALLPAILWGFTPIFDKRGMAAGGDSVQASLVVVIVDSAIYWLVIAVLHGRSAFAGLTTEAIAIFGFAGVVGTALGRITIFVGVDRVGASLNSAILSSRPLFATLIALVFLGEPLGPRTGIGIVVLVAGLSLLTVSKGGDLGGWQPRDLLWPIAAAATFAVANVSRRYGMTETPLSALEAVAINETVGLVALVAFVVATDGRDVLERPRASYRYFAGSGLLTTVAMLSLMAALGLEAGRIAIVDPLVATAPLFTLLFAAVLLRDLERVTRGVVAGAVLVVVGVVLITL from the coding sequence GTGACGAGCGCGACGGCCGAGGTCGTGGCGCTCGCGCTCCTCCCCGCGATCCTCTGGGGGTTCACGCCGATTTTCGACAAGCGCGGGATGGCCGCGGGCGGCGACTCCGTCCAGGCCTCGCTGGTGGTCGTGATCGTCGACTCGGCGATCTACTGGCTCGTCATCGCCGTCCTCCACGGCCGATCGGCGTTTGCCGGCCTCACGACGGAAGCGATCGCGATCTTCGGGTTCGCCGGCGTCGTCGGGACCGCGCTCGGCCGGATCACGATCTTCGTCGGCGTCGATCGGGTCGGCGCGAGCCTCAACAGCGCGATCCTCAGTTCGCGGCCGCTGTTCGCGACGCTGATCGCGCTCGTCTTTCTCGGCGAACCGCTGGGGCCGAGAACGGGCATCGGCATCGTCGTCCTCGTCGCCGGCCTGTCCCTGCTGACCGTCTCGAAGGGCGGCGACCTCGGCGGCTGGCAGCCCCGGGACCTGCTGTGGCCGATCGCCGCCGCGGCCACCTTCGCCGTGGCGAACGTCAGCCGACGGTACGGGATGACCGAGACGCCACTCTCGGCGCTCGAGGCCGTCGCGATCAACGAGACGGTAGGGCTGGTCGCGCTCGTCGCATTCGTGGTCGCCACCGACGGCCGCGACGTGCTCGAACGACCGCGAGCGTCCTACCGGTACTTCGCCGGCAGCGGACTCCTGACGACGGTCGCGATGCTCTCGCTGATGGCCGCGCTGGGCCTGGAGGCGGGTCGGATCGCGATCGTCGATCCGCTGGTCGCGACTGCGCCGCTGTTCACGTTGCTCTTCGCCGCGGTCCTGTTGCGCGACCTCGAACGGGTGACCCGCGGGGTCGTCGCGGGTGCCGTCCTGGTCGTCGTCGGCGTCGTCTTGATAACGCTCTAA
- a CDS encoding DUF7351 domain-containing protein: protein MADEPDDELTPQSAFSALASEVRVEILRTLGSAPASIEDLEYVPIDRRDAYGMQYSTLRKRVGVDDKGRFTYHLSQLTGTFVDHCDGRYQLNWLGQFAYRFLVAGAFSSTPTRREFETDAACPRCRTAARARYTDEQLFFVDCPDCDCRLAMVHVPGRTDGARSREALLDAAAQRFRAVLFSIGNRRCPWCAGELETTITLPGADDSFLSRYRDQPIVTVRCRDCSGAYYPTVGETLVVAPPVVSFLHRHGIDPSDRPPWEFPFAVDGDRTSVLERDPTRVAVTVRAGEDELTVVVDESLETGVRR from the coding sequence ATGGCCGACGAACCGGACGACGAGCTGACCCCACAGTCGGCGTTTTCCGCGCTCGCCAGCGAGGTTCGCGTCGAGATCCTCCGAACGCTCGGCTCGGCGCCGGCGTCGATCGAGGACCTCGAATACGTCCCGATCGATCGCCGAGACGCGTACGGGATGCAGTATTCGACGCTCCGAAAGCGCGTCGGCGTCGACGACAAGGGCCGGTTCACCTACCATCTCTCCCAGTTGACCGGCACCTTCGTCGACCACTGCGACGGCCGGTACCAGTTGAACTGGCTCGGCCAGTTCGCCTATCGGTTTCTCGTCGCGGGCGCGTTCTCGTCGACTCCGACCCGCCGCGAGTTCGAGACAGACGCGGCGTGTCCGCGCTGTCGGACGGCGGCGCGAGCGCGGTACACGGACGAGCAACTCTTCTTCGTCGACTGTCCCGACTGCGACTGCCGTCTCGCGATGGTCCACGTCCCGGGCCGAACGGACGGGGCTCGATCGAGGGAGGCGCTGCTCGACGCGGCGGCCCAGCGGTTTCGCGCCGTCCTGTTCTCGATCGGCAACCGGCGCTGTCCCTGGTGTGCCGGCGAACTCGAGACGACGATTACACTTCCGGGGGCCGACGACTCGTTCCTCTCGCGGTACCGGGATCAACCGATCGTCACCGTCCGTTGTCGGGACTGTTCCGGCGCGTACTACCCGACCGTGGGGGAGACGCTCGTGGTCGCTCCGCCCGTCGTCTCGTTCCTTCATCGACACGGAATCGACCCGTCCGATCGTCCTCCCTGGGAGTTCCCGTTCGCCGTAGACGGCGATCGAACGTCCGTCCTCGAGCGCGATCCGACGCGGGTGGCGGTGACCGTCCGGGCCGGGGAGGACGAACTGACCGTCGTCGTCGACGAGTCCCTCGAGACCGGCGTCCGGAGATGA